The Sedimentisphaera salicampi genome includes a region encoding these proteins:
- the hcp gene encoding hydroxylamine reductase, with protein sequence MFCYQCQEALGNKGCNRNGMCGKKGPTADMQDLLIYTVKGVSVAAEKAGRYDEEVVDFVRKALFTTVTNVSFDDERILETVKKGLALRDRIISEAGLDCGSSDVLTWNCGSEDEFRDKADKVGVLNTENEDVRSLRELLTYGVKGIAAYADHAAVLGYSDPAVNEFMIKALAATTKDISADELTSMVLAAGNNAVSVMALLDKAHTETYGSPEISEVNLGVGQRPGILISGHDMKDMQELLEQTENTGVDVYTHGEMLPANYYPAFKKFDHFIGNYGNSWWAQDSEFEAFNGPILMTTNCLVPPKDSYKDKVFTTSVVAFPGMKHIPDRPEGGSKDFSKIIEMAKQCGPPKELETGKLVGGFAHNQVMQLADKVVDAVKSGAVRKFVVMAGCDGRHDTRNYYTEFAKQLPSDTIILTAGCAKYRYNKLDLGDIGGIPRVLDAGQCNDSYSLALIALKLKEVFELEDINDLPIVYNVAWYEQKAVTVLLALLALGVKNIHLGPTLPAFLSENVANVLVEKFDISPISTVEEDMKKLVG encoded by the coding sequence ATGTTTTGTTATCAATGTCAGGAAGCCCTCGGAAACAAGGGCTGTAACAGGAACGGAATGTGCGGCAAAAAGGGGCCTACCGCGGATATGCAGGATCTGCTTATCTATACGGTTAAAGGCGTTTCAGTTGCAGCGGAAAAGGCAGGCCGCTATGATGAAGAAGTGGTTGATTTTGTACGAAAGGCCCTTTTCACCACTGTTACAAACGTGAGTTTCGATGACGAGAGGATCCTCGAAACAGTAAAGAAGGGGTTAGCCCTGAGAGACAGAATCATCAGCGAAGCCGGCCTCGACTGCGGCTCTTCAGACGTGCTTACTTGGAACTGCGGCAGCGAGGATGAATTCCGCGACAAGGCCGATAAGGTCGGCGTTTTGAACACGGAGAATGAAGATGTGCGTTCTCTGCGTGAACTGCTCACCTACGGCGTGAAGGGTATTGCTGCCTACGCAGACCATGCGGCTGTGCTGGGATACTCAGACCCGGCAGTGAATGAATTTATGATCAAAGCTCTGGCCGCTACAACTAAAGACATCTCTGCTGATGAGCTCACCAGTATGGTTCTGGCGGCTGGGAATAATGCCGTTTCAGTGATGGCATTGCTTGATAAGGCGCATACCGAAACTTACGGCAGCCCTGAGATCTCTGAAGTGAATCTTGGAGTAGGCCAGAGACCGGGAATTCTGATCTCAGGCCACGATATGAAGGATATGCAGGAGCTGCTTGAGCAGACCGAGAACACCGGCGTGGATGTTTACACCCACGGCGAGATGCTCCCAGCCAACTACTACCCCGCCTTCAAGAAATTCGACCATTTCATCGGCAACTACGGTAATTCATGGTGGGCTCAGGACAGCGAATTCGAGGCGTTCAACGGCCCGATACTTATGACAACAAACTGCCTTGTCCCTCCGAAAGACTCATACAAAGACAAGGTGTTTACAACGAGCGTTGTGGCGTTCCCCGGGATGAAGCATATTCCAGACAGACCGGAAGGCGGAAGCAAAGACTTCTCCAAGATTATTGAGATGGCCAAGCAGTGCGGGCCCCCGAAAGAGCTCGAAACCGGCAAGCTTGTGGGAGGATTCGCTCATAATCAGGTAATGCAGCTTGCAGATAAAGTTGTAGATGCGGTTAAATCAGGCGCTGTGAGAAAGTTTGTAGTGATGGCAGGCTGCGACGGCAGGCACGATACAAGAAACTACTATACCGAATTCGCAAAGCAGCTCCCAAGCGATACGATAATCCTCACTGCCGGCTGCGCTAAATACCGCTACAACAAACTCGACCTCGGCGATATCGGCGGAATACCGCGCGTTCTCGATGCAGGGCAGTGCAACGACAGCTACTCACTCGCCCTGATCGCCCTGAAGCTCAAGGAAGTGTTCGAGCTAGAAGACATCAACGACCTGCCGATCGTGTACAACGTAGCATGGTATGAGCAGAAGGCGGTTACAGTGCTGCTGGCTCTGCTGGCGCTGGGCGTGAAGAACATACACCTCGGCCCAACCCTGCCGGCATTCCTCTCCGAGAACGTGGCGAACGTGCTCGTGGAGAAATTCGACATCTCACCAATCAGCACCGTGGAAGAAGATATGAAAAAGCTTGTCGGCTAA
- a CDS encoding cupin domain-containing protein translates to MIITKTKDTPLTENPHNVKAQKLYDKTTAQIIQLTLEEGESLRKHITPVDVAFYVLEGNGLVEIGEESFQTEKDDLIESPKNIPHRWINNTEGKLRILVIKAPAPTSATRIL, encoded by the coding sequence ATGATAATTACAAAAACAAAAGATACTCCGCTCACCGAAAACCCGCACAATGTTAAGGCTCAAAAACTTTATGATAAAACCACAGCCCAGATAATACAGCTCACCCTTGAGGAAGGAGAGTCTCTTCGAAAACACATAACGCCAGTTGACGTAGCATTTTATGTACTGGAAGGCAATGGTTTAGTGGAGATAGGCGAAGAAAGCTTTCAGACAGAAAAGGATGATCTTATAGAAAGCCCCAAAAACATACCGCACCGCTGGATAAACAACACCGAAGGAAAACTGCGAATACTCGTTATAAAAGCCCCCGCCCCAACAAGCGCAACCAGAATCCTGTGA
- a CDS encoding RrF2 family transcriptional regulator translates to MDVIRRNTDYALRIMVNLASNYMKGSKTSRQLSQEEEVSGQLTSKLLQTLKRAGFVKSTMGAKGGFELAKPPSEIAMLEVVAAVQGQITLNRCVLGKDKCPRQGSCPMTAKLNSLQQTIEASLRDVSMEDLAELVIEN, encoded by the coding sequence ATGGATGTAATAAGAAGAAACACAGACTACGCTCTCAGGATAATGGTAAACCTGGCCTCAAATTATATGAAAGGGTCTAAAACCTCCCGTCAGCTTTCTCAAGAGGAAGAGGTTTCCGGCCAGCTAACAAGCAAACTGCTTCAAACTCTCAAGCGTGCGGGATTTGTGAAGAGCACTATGGGAGCAAAAGGCGGCTTTGAGCTGGCCAAGCCGCCTTCCGAGATTGCGATGCTTGAGGTTGTGGCTGCTGTTCAGGGGCAGATTACGCTGAACAGATGCGTTCTCGGGAAGGATAAATGCCCGAGGCAGGGGAGCTGTCCCATGACAGCAAAGCTAAATTCGCTCCAGCAAACAATTGAGGCAAGCCTTAGAGATGTATCGATGGAAGATCTTGCCGAACTTGTGATAGAAAATTAA
- a CDS encoding SO_0444 family Cu/Zn efflux transporter, whose translation MGFLKTFLKDFWDILGEMSPYLILGFFIAGLVSVFLSASFVRRHLGGGSLPAVFKASLFGVPLPLCSCGVMPVTLSLKEAGAGKGSAVSFLISTPQTGIDSVAVTYSLLGPVFAIVRPVAAFISGIFGGMAVSIFDKELATSADQQPAQQQDKSKNENTETYSQQLKRLGAGGVLKETFSFGFAHLPLKTGRAMLIGLIIAALITVIVPDDFFVEQIQPGFWTLALMVVLGIPIYVCSSASVPIAAALIMKGLSPGAALVFLMTGPATNAASYAVLWKHFGGRCALLYFGSVVVCALAAGIILDYFTFEVGMNVAEAAMAMPPAWLRNSSAVILLAVLLIGTFRDLAAGIKNKQAE comes from the coding sequence ATGGGCTTTTTGAAAACATTTTTGAAAGATTTCTGGGATATTCTTGGTGAAATGTCGCCATATCTTATCCTTGGTTTTTTTATAGCAGGTCTTGTGTCTGTTTTTCTATCTGCTTCATTCGTTAGAAGGCATTTGGGCGGAGGGAGTTTGCCGGCTGTGTTTAAGGCTTCCCTGTTCGGGGTGCCGCTGCCGCTTTGTTCGTGCGGAGTTATGCCGGTAACGCTTTCGCTCAAGGAGGCAGGAGCGGGCAAGGGGTCTGCGGTTTCGTTTCTTATATCTACCCCCCAGACGGGGATAGACAGCGTTGCAGTTACATATTCGCTTTTAGGCCCTGTATTCGCAATTGTGCGTCCGGTTGCAGCCTTCATCTCCGGTATTTTCGGGGGGATGGCAGTGAGCATATTCGATAAGGAACTTGCCACTTCCGCAGACCAGCAGCCTGCGCAGCAGCAAGATAAAAGCAAGAATGAAAACACCGAAACTTACAGTCAGCAGCTCAAAAGGCTTGGGGCCGGAGGGGTGCTGAAGGAAACTTTCTCGTTCGGCTTTGCGCATCTGCCCCTAAAAACAGGCAGGGCTATGCTTATAGGGCTTATAATAGCTGCCCTGATTACAGTTATTGTGCCCGATGATTTCTTTGTTGAGCAGATTCAGCCCGGCTTTTGGACTCTTGCATTGATGGTTGTTCTGGGTATTCCGATTTACGTATGCTCCTCGGCTTCTGTGCCGATTGCGGCGGCTCTGATAATGAAAGGGCTTTCACCCGGAGCGGCGCTTGTATTTTTGATGACAGGCCCTGCAACCAACGCCGCATCTTATGCCGTGCTCTGGAAGCATTTTGGAGGCCGGTGCGCTCTGCTGTATTTCGGTTCAGTGGTGGTTTGTGCGCTTGCTGCGGGCATCATTTTAGACTACTTCACCTTTGAGGTGGGTATGAATGTGGCAGAGGCAGCAATGGCTATGCCCCCGGCATGGCTGAGGAACTCTTCTGCTGTAATTCTGCTTGCAGTTTTGCTTATAGGCACATTCAGAGACCTCGCTGCCGGCATAAAAAATAAGCAGGCTGAATAA
- a CDS encoding glycoside hydrolase family 2 TIM barrel-domain containing protein has protein sequence MRKANFIVLSLIFVSASLGSQLWENPQITQINREPARAFSYQYEDIDSASSLESSKAVKKSLNGSWKFKWTKLPEQSPKRFYSQGYDVSGWDDIEVPSNWQMKGWGNPIYRNNRYLSFDSEAFPAVETPYGNPTGCYRRTFTIPQSWQGRQIFVHFDGVESAFELWINGEFAGYSQDSKLPAEFNLTEHIKDGENTIALRVFRWCDGSWLEDQDGFNLSGIYRDVWLFSMPETAVWDYFASAKLDKNHKDAEFSIEAKVRNFSDESIKGLVVECRIAGKTLREEVPVISGLDSRKVVLAAPIENPDKWTAESPNLYPLTVALNKNGKTIQTASTEFGFREIEIKGEVFLVNGRPVKLKGVNRVEHDPVNGHYITEERLKRELSLMKKYNINCVRTAHFPSNSEFYSLCNRYGLYVIDEANVESFGHGIVTSPVWKNAHEKRMRRMIQRDKNHPSVINWSVGNEASNGPNMTAMHYIAKQMDSTRHTSYHFNTEPKVYDIIAGGNENGGRGRYYDNKTFRQIGEADMGKPYIRTEGAHGMGNAMGGLKETVKIMEQYPGIAGFCIWDWVDQAILTETEDGRKYYGFGGDFGEVQHSANFCLNGIVLADLSVTGKLTEVGYCYQNAEISWADESKASIAIKNKNFFTNLNRFDGKWELLKNGKPYKSGELELPKIPPQQTGEMKTPVDAANLSKKEEWLLNVYIALHEDKLWADKGWPIVKEQLSITGFRPEMREPEQSGGWEVLQAGSDKVFKCSNAEITLNKSGIFENYRVNGKLILKRGPKEDLWRAPTDNDGGYAKSQRSNKKYSAKWQKAGLDNIEWRLNNSEITRSKDGLKVIVSRLGKCKGGIIHSKITASLMAGGLIDFQFDIRASGDYISKLPSLPKIGTECIAAEGFENFKWFGRGPQHNYSDRNNGTLARVYSGTVDEQFVSFPVPQENGNKTGVRWASLIDGSGFGVKIIGKQMLETSVAHYSDMNLSKAYHTYELKREPEVFWDIDLKQCGLGNASCGNFPALPQYRVKPGEYSFGYRIEPLGI, from the coding sequence ATGCGCAAAGCAAATTTTATCGTATTGTCTTTGATTTTTGTATCTGCATCTTTAGGTTCTCAGCTTTGGGAAAATCCTCAGATAACGCAGATTAACCGCGAGCCGGCAAGGGCATTTTCTTATCAGTATGAAGATATTGATTCCGCCAGTTCGCTTGAGAGCAGTAAGGCTGTTAAGAAATCCTTAAACGGCTCTTGGAAATTTAAATGGACAAAACTCCCGGAGCAAAGCCCGAAGCGTTTCTACAGCCAAGGTTACGATGTTTCCGGGTGGGATGATATTGAAGTTCCTTCTAACTGGCAGATGAAGGGCTGGGGCAATCCGATATACCGGAATAACCGCTATCTCTCATTCGACAGCGAGGCCTTTCCCGCTGTTGAAACTCCTTACGGCAATCCAACAGGCTGCTATAGACGCACTTTTACCATTCCGCAAAGCTGGCAGGGCAGGCAGATTTTCGTTCATTTCGATGGCGTGGAGTCGGCCTTTGAGCTTTGGATAAACGGTGAGTTCGCAGGGTATTCGCAAGACAGCAAACTGCCAGCAGAATTCAATCTCACTGAACACATCAAAGACGGGGAGAATACAATCGCCCTCAGAGTATTTAGATGGTGCGATGGAAGCTGGCTCGAAGATCAGGACGGTTTCAATTTAAGCGGGATATACCGTGATGTATGGCTTTTTTCAATGCCTGAAACGGCTGTCTGGGACTACTTTGCCTCTGCAAAGCTCGATAAAAATCACAAAGATGCTGAATTCTCGATTGAAGCTAAAGTTCGGAATTTCTCTGATGAAAGCATAAAGGGGCTGGTTGTTGAATGCCGAATTGCCGGCAAAACGCTCAGAGAGGAAGTTCCGGTAATTTCTGGGCTTGATTCCCGCAAGGTAGTGCTTGCAGCTCCAATTGAAAACCCTGACAAGTGGACAGCAGAAAGCCCTAACCTTTACCCGCTTACGGTTGCTTTGAATAAAAACGGAAAGACAATTCAGACAGCCTCTACAGAATTCGGTTTCCGCGAGATTGAAATCAAAGGTGAGGTTTTCCTTGTAAATGGCAGGCCGGTAAAGCTGAAAGGGGTAAACCGCGTTGAGCACGATCCGGTAAACGGCCATTACATCACCGAAGAGAGGCTGAAAAGGGAGCTCAGCCTAATGAAAAAGTACAATATAAACTGCGTTAGAACGGCTCATTTTCCGTCAAATTCGGAGTTTTACAGTCTCTGCAATCGATATGGGCTGTACGTGATTGATGAGGCAAATGTTGAGAGCTTCGGACACGGGATTGTTACGAGCCCTGTCTGGAAAAACGCTCACGAAAAAAGAATGCGTCGAATGATACAGCGGGACAAGAATCATCCAAGCGTGATAAACTGGTCTGTTGGGAACGAGGCAAGCAACGGCCCGAATATGACGGCGATGCATTATATTGCAAAGCAGATGGACAGCACAAGACACACCTCCTACCATTTCAATACTGAGCCTAAAGTGTATGATATTATCGCAGGCGGAAATGAAAATGGGGGAAGGGGAAGATACTACGACAACAAAACCTTCCGACAAATCGGAGAAGCTGATATGGGCAAGCCCTATATCCGAACCGAAGGTGCTCATGGAATGGGCAATGCTATGGGCGGGCTGAAAGAAACAGTGAAAATTATGGAGCAGTACCCGGGAATAGCAGGTTTCTGTATATGGGACTGGGTAGATCAGGCGATTCTAACCGAAACAGAAGACGGGCGGAAGTATTACGGCTTCGGCGGAGATTTCGGCGAGGTGCAGCACAGCGCAAACTTTTGTCTCAACGGGATTGTGCTTGCAGACCTCTCGGTTACCGGAAAACTCACAGAAGTTGGGTACTGCTATCAGAACGCAGAAATTTCGTGGGCGGATGAGAGCAAGGCCAGCATAGCAATTAAAAATAAAAACTTCTTTACCAATCTCAATCGCTTTGATGGGAAATGGGAGCTCCTCAAAAACGGAAAACCTTATAAATCCGGCGAGCTTGAACTGCCGAAAATTCCTCCGCAGCAAACAGGCGAAATGAAAACTCCAGTGGATGCAGCAAACCTCAGCAAGAAAGAAGAATGGCTTCTCAATGTGTATATTGCCCTGCATGAAGATAAGCTATGGGCTGATAAAGGCTGGCCAATTGTAAAAGAACAGCTCAGCATAACAGGCTTCAGACCTGAGATGAGAGAACCGGAGCAAAGCGGCGGATGGGAAGTTTTGCAAGCCGGAAGCGATAAGGTTTTCAAGTGCAGCAATGCTGAGATCACCCTTAACAAAAGCGGGATTTTTGAAAATTACAGGGTAAACGGCAAGCTGATTCTAAAGCGGGGGCCAAAAGAAGATCTCTGGCGCGCTCCCACAGACAACGACGGGGGTTACGCAAAATCACAGAGAAGCAATAAAAAATACAGCGCAAAATGGCAGAAGGCAGGCCTTGATAATATAGAATGGAGGTTGAATAATTCAGAAATTACACGCTCTAAAGATGGCTTAAAGGTTATAGTAAGCAGGCTGGGGAAATGCAAAGGCGGCATTATTCATTCAAAAATTACTGCCTCGCTTATGGCTGGCGGATTGATAGATTTTCAGTTTGACATAAGAGCCTCAGGCGACTATATTTCCAAACTGCCCTCTCTGCCGAAAATAGGCACAGAATGCATCGCAGCGGAAGGTTTTGAGAATTTTAAGTGGTTTGGCCGCGGGCCGCAGCATAACTACTCCGATAGAAACAACGGAACTCTCGCAAGGGTTTACTCCGGCACGGTGGATGAGCAGTTCGTTTCATTCCCCGTACCTCAGGAGAACGGCAATAAAACGGGGGTCCGCTGGGCGAGCCTTATTGATGGCAGCGGCTTTGGCGTAAAGATTATCGGCAAGCAGATGCTTGAAACCAGCGTAGCTCATTACAGCGATATGAATCTCTCCAAAGCCTACCATACATACGAGCTCAAACGCGAGCCCGAAGTGTTTTGGGATATTGATTTAAAGCAATGCGGCCTTGGGAATGCCAGCTGCGGGAATTTTCCGGCTTTGCCTCAGTATAGGGTGAAGCCCGGGGAGTATTCATTTGGTTATAGGATTGAGCCTTTGGGTATTTAA
- a CDS encoding sulfatase yields MKRRTFLRNLGFQAAALTFGAGLAIGAEKKKPNFVFFITDDISPHDLGFYGNQHVKTPNLDRAAKQSLVFDNAYLTISSCSPSRCSIITGRYPHNTGAPELHTPLPKQQHTFMQEFHNAGYYTALAGKNHMGRKESLGFDLVVDSRPSGSEKWMDVLKGRPKDKPFFMWFASHDAHRAWQINDKAPKYEREDVNIPPMMYDGPAARGNLAGYYHEVSRTDHYAGKVLEELKRQGELENTYFIYTADNGRPFIRCKNYMYDSGIKTPLLIKGPGVKQGRTDSLVSSVDYAATFLELAGLKKPETVQGVSFARTLSNHQHQSRDVAFAERNWHVYKLHERMVRTGDWLYIWNAYPGEYNVCGESASYGFDDVKEFWKAAEEGKLTVNQMKVTKKEQPEEQLFNVREDPHQFCDRSKDPACKEIMNKMRSLLDRWKKQTGDSVPKNPTPDRGTLHHNGKMGKRGDFPGAANNATEINHPGPIKL; encoded by the coding sequence TTGAAAAGAAGAACGTTTTTGAGGAATCTGGGATTTCAGGCGGCAGCCCTTACATTCGGGGCAGGCCTCGCCATCGGGGCTGAGAAGAAAAAGCCGAATTTCGTTTTCTTCATCACAGACGACATCTCACCGCACGATTTAGGCTTCTACGGCAATCAGCACGTTAAAACGCCGAATCTCGACAGAGCGGCAAAGCAGAGCCTCGTGTTTGATAATGCGTATCTTACGATAAGCTCCTGCTCGCCGAGCAGGTGTTCGATTATTACCGGCCGCTATCCGCACAACACCGGCGCCCCTGAGCTGCACACACCACTGCCAAAGCAGCAGCATACGTTTATGCAGGAATTCCACAACGCCGGCTACTACACAGCCCTTGCAGGCAAAAATCACATGGGCAGAAAGGAATCGCTCGGCTTTGATCTTGTGGTTGATTCCCGCCCCTCCGGCTCTGAGAAGTGGATGGATGTGCTCAAGGGAAGGCCGAAGGATAAGCCTTTCTTTATGTGGTTCGCATCGCACGATGCCCACAGGGCTTGGCAGATAAATGATAAGGCGCCGAAGTATGAGCGGGAAGATGTGAATATCCCGCCGATGATGTACGATGGGCCTGCGGCAAGGGGTAATCTTGCCGGCTACTACCACGAGGTTAGCCGTACAGATCATTATGCGGGAAAGGTGCTTGAAGAGCTGAAAAGGCAGGGCGAACTTGAGAATACGTACTTTATCTACACAGCAGATAACGGCCGGCCGTTCATTCGCTGCAAGAATTATATGTATGACAGCGGGATTAAAACGCCGCTGCTGATAAAAGGCCCTGGCGTTAAGCAGGGAAGGACAGATTCGCTGGTAAGCTCTGTTGACTATGCGGCAACCTTCCTCGAACTTGCCGGATTGAAAAAGCCGGAAACTGTGCAGGGAGTGAGCTTTGCTCGAACGCTCAGCAACCATCAGCACCAGAGCAGGGATGTTGCATTTGCCGAGAGGAACTGGCACGTATATAAACTTCACGAACGGATGGTTCGCACGGGAGACTGGCTCTACATCTGGAACGCATACCCGGGAGAATACAACGTATGCGGGGAGAGCGCCAGCTACGGTTTTGATGATGTGAAGGAATTCTGGAAGGCGGCCGAAGAGGGCAAGCTCACTGTAAATCAAATGAAGGTTACAAAGAAGGAACAGCCCGAAGAGCAGCTTTTCAACGTCCGTGAAGACCCGCACCAGTTCTGCGACCGCTCCAAAGACCCTGCCTGCAAAGAGATTATGAATAAGATGCGAAGCCTGCTGGATAGATGGAAAAAGCAGACCGGCGACAGCGTGCCGAAAAACCCCACTCCGGACAGAGGCACTCTTCACCACAATGGTAAAATGGGCAAAAGAGGGGATTTTCCCGGGGCGGCAAACAACGCCACTGAGATAAATCATCCCGGCCCAATAAAGCTTTAG
- the fba gene encoding class II fructose-1,6-bisphosphate aldolase, whose translation MPLVTTKKMFDAAYKGGYAIGAFNVNNMEITQGIVNAIAKTKSPLILQVSKGARKYADMNYLKAIIDVAVEQNPDIPIAMHLDHGDSFETCKQCVDDGFTSVMIDGSHHELEENIAITKKVVEYAHDHGVVVEAELGQLGGIEEDVVGVSSDDVMKHLTDPDQAVEFVEKTGVDSLAIACGTSHGAYKFKEAPKLAYDVIEKISEKIPEFPLVMHGSSSVLPEFKDLINKYGGDMPDAMGVPEEAITEASKMAICKVNIDTDLRMALTAKIREVFATNPSEFDPRKYLGPGRDAIENMVLHKLEVLGCSGKAAECK comes from the coding sequence ATGCCTCTTGTAACAACCAAAAAGATGTTCGATGCCGCATATAAGGGCGGCTATGCGATTGGTGCTTTCAACGTGAACAACATGGAGATCACTCAGGGTATTGTTAATGCAATCGCTAAAACCAAGTCTCCGCTGATACTTCAGGTATCCAAAGGTGCAAGGAAGTATGCGGATATGAATTACCTCAAGGCGATTATTGATGTGGCAGTGGAGCAGAATCCTGATATCCCGATTGCCATGCACCTCGACCACGGCGACAGCTTCGAAACCTGCAAGCAGTGTGTTGATGACGGCTTCACATCAGTAATGATTGACGGGTCTCACCACGAACTCGAAGAAAATATCGCGATTACAAAGAAGGTTGTTGAATACGCTCACGACCACGGCGTAGTAGTAGAGGCAGAGCTCGGGCAGCTCGGAGGCATTGAAGAGGATGTTGTAGGCGTTTCTTCTGATGACGTAATGAAACACCTTACTGATCCCGATCAGGCTGTTGAATTTGTAGAGAAAACCGGCGTTGACTCGCTCGCTATCGCCTGCGGAACAAGCCACGGCGCTTACAAGTTTAAGGAAGCTCCAAAGCTCGCATACGACGTGATCGAGAAGATCTCAGAGAAGATTCCGGAATTCCCGCTGGTTATGCACGGTTCAAGCTCAGTGCTCCCGGAATTCAAGGATCTGATCAATAAATACGGCGGCGATATGCCGGACGCTATGGGTGTGCCGGAGGAAGCTATTACAGAGGCTTCAAAGATGGCTATCTGCAAGGTTAATATCGATACAGACCTCCGTATGGCTCTTACAGCGAAGATTCGTGAAGTTTTCGCAACAAACCCAAGCGAATTCGATCCGCGTAAATACCTCGGACCAGGCCGTGATGCTATCGAGAATATGGTTCTCCATAAGCTTGAAGTTCTCGGCTGCTCAGGCAAAGCTGCTGAATGCAAATAA